From a single Nostoc edaphicum CCNP1411 genomic region:
- a CDS encoding DUF3146 family protein: MSAKRLPETIAHVRITRQSWQHGFLEGEVSAGEFEWHFQWHFRRGELAVKPSQGRALIKEPLGRFLEQQDYQLEPGGDYAFTIRAEL, translated from the coding sequence GTGAGTGCAAAACGTCTGCCAGAAACCATTGCCCATGTCAGAATTACTCGCCAATCCTGGCAACACGGCTTCCTTGAGGGCGAAGTGAGTGCGGGTGAGTTTGAGTGGCATTTCCAGTGGCATTTTCGCCGGGGAGAACTTGCCGTCAAGCCTTCCCAAGGTCGCGCCTTAATCAAAGAACCCCTCGGTCGATTCTTGGAGCAACAAGATTACCAGCTAGAGCCTGGAGGAGACTATGCTTTTACTATTCGGGCGGAACTCTAG
- a CDS encoding EndoU domain-containing protein: MVKMFAILLLVSPFGWQNSVNAQPQKDTKLLPFFDNVDNQVTIRFPAGQQVDITPPQPLLNSFDKAVIKLCGPIGTRVSSNNFKQLLSYYPDVLQKLQQVSGSELRPGRNNQAQFLEDLTNIWFQRRGFEHIFCGEIYNANDIGGLHFHGRYLQLQNEGIGGRLPNNQGREEVVPNVIYTMGVVIKQENRIVTDVIKGYGYLSNAEEMLLDATKIFKLQGNNEGACIYNVLDRETGKSFPTVFVRKDKAIITYYPDATPQGAKCKS; this comes from the coding sequence ATGGTAAAGATGTTTGCTATTTTGCTACTGGTTTCCCCTTTTGGCTGGCAAAACTCAGTGAACGCGCAGCCACAGAAAGATACCAAACTTCTGCCGTTTTTTGATAATGTAGATAACCAGGTTACTATTCGTTTTCCCGCAGGACAACAGGTAGATATCACACCACCTCAACCACTGCTAAATTCTTTTGACAAAGCGGTAATTAAACTCTGTGGCCCTATTGGTACGAGAGTTAGTTCTAATAATTTTAAACAATTGTTATCTTATTACCCAGATGTGCTGCAAAAACTTCAGCAAGTTAGTGGCAGTGAACTACGTCCAGGACGTAATAATCAAGCACAATTTCTCGAAGATTTAACCAATATTTGGTTCCAACGTCGGGGATTTGAGCATATATTTTGTGGTGAAATATATAACGCCAATGATATTGGTGGCTTACATTTTCACGGCAGATATTTACAGTTACAAAATGAAGGCATAGGCGGACGGTTGCCAAATAATCAGGGACGAGAGGAAGTTGTTCCGAATGTAATTTATACAATGGGTGTAGTAATTAAGCAGGAAAATCGGATAGTAACAGATGTCATTAAAGGCTATGGCTATCTCAGTAATGCCGAAGAAATGCTTTTAGATGCGACCAAAATATTTAAGCTCCAAGGCAATAATGAGGGAGCATGTATTTATAATGTACTTGACCGAGAAACAGGTAAATCCTTTCCTACAGTTTTTGTTAGGAAAGACAAAGCAATCATTACCTATTATCCTGATGCTACTC
- a CDS encoding aldo/keto reductase, whose amino-acid sequence METKQLGKTGIFVSAIGLGGMPMSISNRPPESESIEVIHRALDLGITFIDTADSYCKDESDKHHNERLIHKALTSYKGDVSQVIVATKGGLMRPDGNWTTNGNPEHLRQTIQVSFEALGGAKPIDVWQYHAPDPNYTIEESLAPVQEAVEAGLIRFVGVSNFSVEQIKQARDLVDIVSVQNQYSPWQRQPENDGVLKYCEQQGLTFLPWSPFGGRRRHQDLQDIPAIAQLAKEKGVSVYNIVLAWLRSKSPAILPIPGASKVSSIEDSALAINVKLSDEEVQRIDRAT is encoded by the coding sequence ATGGAAACCAAACAGCTAGGAAAAACTGGTATCTTTGTGAGTGCGATTGGTTTGGGTGGTATGCCCATGTCAATTTCTAATCGCCCTCCCGAATCGGAATCAATCGAAGTTATTCATCGGGCCTTGGATTTGGGTATTACATTCATTGATACTGCCGATTCTTACTGCAAAGATGAGTCAGATAAGCATCACAACGAACGGCTAATTCACAAGGCACTTACGAGTTATAAAGGCGATGTTAGTCAAGTAATTGTGGCAACGAAGGGCGGGTTGATGCGTCCCGATGGCAACTGGACAACCAACGGTAATCCAGAACATTTGCGCCAAACAATTCAAGTCAGTTTTGAGGCGTTGGGTGGTGCTAAACCCATCGATGTTTGGCAATACCATGCGCCTGATCCTAATTACACCATTGAAGAATCTCTTGCGCCAGTTCAAGAAGCAGTTGAGGCGGGTTTGATTCGGTTTGTGGGAGTTTCTAACTTTTCCGTTGAACAAATTAAGCAGGCGCGGGATCTGGTGGATATCGTCTCGGTGCAGAATCAATACAGCCCTTGGCAACGACAGCCAGAAAATGACGGCGTGTTGAAGTATTGTGAACAGCAAGGATTAACATTTTTGCCTTGGAGTCCCTTTGGTGGTAGGCGTCGCCATCAGGATTTGCAAGATATTCCTGCGATCGCTCAGTTAGCTAAAGAAAAAGGCGTATCAGTGTACAATATCGTCTTGGCATGGTTGCGTTCCAAGTCCCCTGCTATTTTGCCAATTCCTGGTGCTAGTAAGGTTTCCAGCATTGAAGACTCGGCACTTGCTATCAATGTAAAACTATCTGATGAAGAAGTGCAAAGAATTGATCGGGCAACTTAA
- a CDS encoding DUF3084 domain-containing protein has product MTTGYILIAAILILGGVIATVGDRIGTRVGKARLSLFKLRPKNTAVLVTIFTGGLISASTLGILFAADEGLRKGVFELEDIQTDLRQKREQLKTAETQKSQVESELSQAKIAQAKAQQDLQAINQSLQAANAKQRQTQAQLNRTISQQAQTQTQLQRTQGQLEQVVTQYQKAIAELQSVYNQRKELQAAVELLKAERQRLYAEAKKAIDEAKTAIEKRDRELANRQEVIEQRDQKIAQLDKLIQKRNLEVAAREQVIVKRESRLKELEGQQEQLEQEVARLEKYYQSYRDLRLGKLALVRGQVLSAAVVRVTQPAAARQAVVQLLQEANRNANLELSEPGANPANAELIRFTQERVEKLSKQIEDGQEYVVRIFSAGNYVRGEKQIEFFADTARNQLVFSGGAVLATTNTDSKSMTSYQLQQRLEILISASQFRARNAGIVENVQVDGTFLRFVNQLRQYNQPLEIKAIAAEDTYTAGPLRVKLVATVNGKIIFST; this is encoded by the coding sequence ATGACCACCGGATACATCCTCATCGCTGCAATTTTAATTCTGGGAGGCGTAATTGCAACCGTGGGCGATCGCATCGGCACACGAGTTGGCAAAGCCCGCCTCTCACTTTTTAAGCTTCGTCCAAAAAACACTGCTGTACTGGTCACTATTTTTACGGGTGGCTTGATTTCAGCATCAACTTTAGGGATTTTATTCGCTGCTGACGAAGGCTTGCGAAAAGGAGTCTTTGAGTTAGAGGACATTCAAACAGACCTCAGACAGAAGCGGGAACAGCTAAAAACCGCAGAAACTCAGAAAAGTCAGGTAGAGAGTGAGTTAAGCCAAGCCAAAATTGCCCAAGCAAAGGCACAACAAGACTTGCAGGCAATCAACCAATCTTTGCAGGCGGCCAATGCCAAACAGAGGCAAACACAAGCTCAGTTGAATCGCACCATTAGTCAACAAGCCCAAACTCAAACTCAACTCCAACGCACTCAAGGTCAGCTAGAACAAGTTGTAACTCAGTACCAAAAAGCCATAGCTGAATTGCAAAGCGTTTACAACCAGAGAAAGGAGTTACAAGCGGCAGTTGAACTACTGAAAGCAGAACGTCAACGACTGTATGCTGAAGCGAAAAAAGCCATTGACGAAGCCAAAACAGCAATTGAAAAACGCGATCGCGAACTTGCAAACCGCCAAGAAGTCATAGAACAACGCGATCAAAAAATTGCTCAATTGGATAAACTGATTCAAAAGCGTAATCTCGAAGTTGCAGCGCGAGAACAAGTGATTGTCAAACGGGAATCTCGTCTTAAAGAATTGGAAGGACAACAGGAGCAACTAGAACAGGAAGTTGCAAGGCTGGAAAAATATTATCAGTCCTACCGCGATTTGCGTCTGGGTAAGCTGGCCTTAGTTCGCGGTCAAGTTTTGTCCGCTGCTGTAGTTCGTGTTACCCAACCTGCTGCTGCTCGTCAGGCAGTTGTACAACTCTTACAAGAAGCCAATCGCAACGCCAACCTGGAATTGAGTGAACCTGGTGCAAATCCTGCAAATGCAGAGCTAATACGCTTCACCCAGGAGAGGGTTGAGAAATTGAGCAAGCAGATTGAGGATGGTCAAGAATACGTGGTGCGAATTTTTTCCGCTGGTAATTACGTCAGGGGAGAAAAGCAGATAGAATTTTTTGCCGATACAGCCCGGAATCAATTGGTTTTTTCGGGAGGCGCGGTGCTGGCCACAACTAATACTGATTCCAAAAGCATGACATCCTATCAGTTACAGCAACGCCTGGAAATACTGATTTCTGCTTCCCAATTTCGGGCCCGTAACGCCGGAATTGTCGAAAATGTCCAAGTAGACGGGACTTTTTTGCGCTTTGTCAACCAATTAAGACAGTATAATCAACCCTTGGAGATCAAAGCGATCGCAGCAGAGGACACTTATACAGCTGGGCCATTGAGAGTAAAATTAGTGGCAACAGTCAACGGAAAAATTATTTTTAGTACTTAA
- a CDS encoding Holliday junction resolvase RuvX, with amino-acid sequence MAFREFSPTQPVILGFDPGRDKCGLAVMGLDRQLYYHQVVLAKEAIATIETLRQRFPISLMVMGDQTTAKQWRQQLYQELTEPLSIILVDERYTTLEARDRYWQMFPPKGLIKLLPQGLRQPPRPIDDIVAILLIERYLNRLTESAVNQF; translated from the coding sequence ATGGCTTTCCGTGAATTTTCACCAACGCAACCAGTCATCTTGGGGTTTGATCCAGGTCGAGATAAGTGTGGTTTAGCGGTGATGGGACTGGATCGGCAACTGTATTATCATCAGGTCGTGCTAGCCAAAGAGGCGATCGCTACCATTGAGACACTACGTCAAAGGTTTCCGATCTCTTTGATGGTGATGGGCGATCAAACTACAGCCAAGCAGTGGAGACAGCAACTATACCAGGAATTGACAGAACCGCTGAGTATTATTTTAGTGGATGAGCGCTATACAACCTTAGAAGCACGCGATCGCTATTGGCAAATGTTCCCACCCAAAGGGCTAATAAAGCTATTGCCACAAGGTCTGCGACAGCCACCAAGACCGATAGATGACATTGTTGCCATTCTCTTAATCGAAAGATACTTAAATCGCCTCACTGAATCAGCAGTCAACCAATTTTAG